A stretch of DNA from Candidatus Methylomirabilota bacterium:
TCGGCATCGATCCCGATCGAGGATCAAGCCAAACCGCTTGACGAGCGGGTGTCGCTGGCGCGCTTCCGGTATTTGGTGCCGGAAGGGAAACCGGAGGAAAAACTCCCTCCTGTCTGGCGCGATTCCTGGGACCCTTCCCGGGATGAGACGCTTCAGCCCGCATTTCGTGGATCAGCGATCTTTTCCCCTGGGCAGCGCGGATTGAAGGGCTCTGATCGCCTGCCGGTAGCTGTCGAGATCACCCTCACGATTCGACAGACGAGATCACAGGAAGGCCGTGAGTTGATCCTGCCGCCGTTGGTCTTTCCGGTCCAGGTAGGACGGACGCTATGAACAGGTGTGTGGTGCGGGATGAGCGCGGCTTGGCGCTGGCCGTGGTGTTGTGGATCCTGGCATTTCTGGGCGTCGTGTTCACGGCCTTCACCTTTTCGATGCGCACCGAGCTGGCTGCGGCGGGCAACTTCAAGGAGGAGGCGGAGTCTTACTATCTAGCTGAGGCAGGCGTGTACCGGGCGGCGGCGGAGATCATGAATGCCGACCGCAACGTTCCGCCCGACTCTACACTCTATGATGCCCTTGACGAGCATTGGCACACCAATCCGGCCGCCTATGAGAATGTGGCTTTAGGAGGAGGACATTACTGGGTAACAGTCACGGACGAGGAGAGCAGGTTCCCCCTGAACGGCCAGATTACCCCCCAATACGACGCGATGCTCCGTCGGCTGTTCTCCAGCTCGGGCGTGACCGACGACAAGCTGGTCTCCACCATTGTCGATTCGATCCAGGACTGGCGCGACGCCGACAATTTGCATCGCTTAAACGGCGCTGAGGACGACTACTACCTCTCGCTTCCCACTCCATATCGGGCCAAGAACGCTGATTTCGACTCTGTCGAGGAACTACTCCTGGTCAAAGGGATGACCCCGGAGATCCTGTACGGTAACATTACCAACAGGCAGCGACAGGCGGAGTTGGGAGCCCAGCTTCCCTGGGAACGGGATCTCAAGCCAGGTGAATACCTTGGGGTAGCGCGACACCTTTCAGTCTATAGCTCCGGTCAGGTAAATGTCAACACAGCCAGTCCGGAAGTGTTGATGACATTGGGGCTGACGGCGGCGGAGGTCAAGGCCGTTCTCGACCGGCGCACCCAACTTCCGTTTAAGAACCCGACAGAGTTCACCAGTCTCATCACCTCCATCTCCGGGGGCAGTCGGCAGGGGTTTGCGATGGTGCCTGGAGGCCAGCCGGGTCCAGCGAACCCGCAGCAGATTTTCGCGCTGCTTAGTCAGACGGCCACCGTAAGCTCGAAAAACTTCGCCGTAGACTCGGCTGCGCGGATAACAGGATCGAGACTGACGGTTCGCGTGGCGGCTATCCTGCGAAACGACGGGATGCCTGGCCGGCCGAAGCTCTCGATCAAGCAGTGGAGCCTGGACCCACGGCAGGCCGCCTCATGAGGCTCGATGAGCTGATCCCGAAGCCGAAGGTCGGCCTGGGTATCGACCTCCGAGGCGGCCAGCTCTGCCATGCCTTGTTAAGCAAGGCGTTTGGGCGGATTCAGCTCCTCGATTGGGGCATTGAAGAACTGCCGGTCGAAGAGCAAGACAGGCCGAAAGTCCTCACGGAGAAGCTGGTCCAGCTTTGGACTCGGCTGCCCAAACGCCCGACGTTCGTCACGGTCGGCCTGCCGCGGCGTCTTGTCACCATGCGCTCAGTGAGCATGCCGGCGGTAGGCGAGGAGGAACTGAAGGGGATCCTGGAGTACGAGGTTGAGCGATATATCCCGTTCCCCCCCGAGGAGGTTCAGTACGACTTCCAGGTGCTCGAGCGCGACGCCGAAAAGGCCATCGTCCTGCTGGCCGCCGCCAGGAAAGAGGAGATCAGTCGGTATCTGGCCTTTCTGGAGGAGGCGGGGATCAAACCGACTGCTTTTGGTGTCTCGGCGTTCGCATCGCTCAACACTCTCCTCTTCAACCAGGAGCGCGACGCGGAGCCTCTGAGGACCCTGATCGATCTGCGGGACGGGGAGGCCGAGTTGGGTCTGGCCAAGAATGGCATCCTTCGATATTCCCGATACTTGACCTTGGGCCCAACCGCACCGCTCGACCTGCTGATGCCGGAGATCTCCACTCTGCTTGCTCACCTCGAAACCAACGGCGGCCAGCACGCAGGGCGAATTGCCATCGCCGGACCGGGCGCGGGCAGGGGGGAGGGGGACCTATTGCACCACTTGGCCGAACGGACCGGTCTTGAGGTGGAGTTTCTCCAACCCTTCCAGCGGATCAAGGCCAGCGGCGTGGATCCGCAGGTGGCCCATTTTCTCGGGGCGGCTGTCGGACTGGCGCTTCACGGGCTCGTCACGCTTCCGGTCGATATCGACCTGCTCCCCAAAGAGCTGGCTCCCCCTCGCCGCGACCCCAGTCTTGCGGTGACCATTCGGCTTGTGGCGCTTGTTGTGGCCTTGGGCCTCGCGTATCTGGTGAACGGCGCGATCCGGGAGCACCGGGCACTGGCAGAGCTGACTGCCACACTGAATCGGGTACAAGCGGAGGCGGCCAAAGTAGATCAGCTCAAGGGGGAGGTGGCGTCGCTGCGCAGCAAGATCGCCACCTTGGATAAGATCGACCGGGAGGAGGTCAGGAAGCTGGATGTGCTCAAGGAGCTTGTTCAGGTCCTGCCTAAAGGCGTGACCCTGACGCTCTTCTCAGTGGACGGGCGGGAGGCGCGAGTGGGCGGCTCCATTACCGGCTCAGCTTCGGACCTGATCTCGATTCTGGAGCAGTCACCGGTCTTTGAAAACGTGCAGTTCACCTCGCCGGTGGCAAGCCGCGCGGAGAGCCAGGACTTCCAGATTAAGATGCACCTCGAGGCGAAAAAGGAGAAGCGGCCATGACGGTTTCCGGACGCGAGCGCTGGTCGCTGATGGCTGGCGGCGCCGTTCTGGTGGCCTTCCTCGTGATCAACTACGTGATCGCTCCTGCCGTTTCACGTCAGATGGCGGTCCGCAGCGAGCACCGGGAGAAGCTCCAGG
This window harbors:
- the pilM gene encoding pilus assembly protein PilM; protein product: MRLDELIPKPKVGLGIDLRGGQLCHALLSKAFGRIQLLDWGIEELPVEEQDRPKVLTEKLVQLWTRLPKRPTFVTVGLPRRLVTMRSVSMPAVGEEELKGILEYEVERYIPFPPEEVQYDFQVLERDAEKAIVLLAAARKEEISRYLAFLEEAGIKPTAFGVSAFASLNTLLFNQERDAEPLRTLIDLRDGEAELGLAKNGILRYSRYLTLGPTAPLDLLMPEISTLLAHLETNGGQHAGRIAIAGPGAGRGEGDLLHHLAERTGLEVEFLQPFQRIKASGVDPQVAHFLGAAVGLALHGLVTLPVDIDLLPKELAPPRRDPSLAVTIRLVALVVALGLAYLVNGAIREHRALAELTATLNRVQAEAAKVDQLKGEVASLRSKIATLDKIDREEVRKLDVLKELVQVLPKGVTLTLFSVDGREARVGGSITGSASDLISILEQSPVFENVQFTSPVASRAESQDFQIKMHLEAKKEKRP
- a CDS encoding general secretion pathway protein GspK; the protein is MNRCVVRDERGLALAVVLWILAFLGVVFTAFTFSMRTELAAAGNFKEEAESYYLAEAGVYRAAAEIMNADRNVPPDSTLYDALDEHWHTNPAAYENVALGGGHYWVTVTDEESRFPLNGQITPQYDAMLRRLFSSSGVTDDKLVSTIVDSIQDWRDADNLHRLNGAEDDYYLSLPTPYRAKNADFDSVEELLLVKGMTPEILYGNITNRQRQAELGAQLPWERDLKPGEYLGVARHLSVYSSGQVNVNTASPEVLMTLGLTAAEVKAVLDRRTQLPFKNPTEFTSLITSISGGSRQGFAMVPGGQPGPANPQQIFALLSQTATVSSKNFAVDSAARITGSRLTVRVAAILRNDGMPGRPKLSIKQWSLDPRQAAS